One window from the genome of Rhodopirellula halodulae encodes:
- the rny gene encoding ribonuclease Y — protein sequence MNPQLATTILYCLFFFFLGIAAVLAFVQRQNAKRRERLDAEAQAVLETARREAETRGNQIIVDAREKALAVKAEADREVAAMREKEQIRDRKLDAREDQLASNQESLRKAQRGLESSQTRLAAQMRNLTEQRAELDRLVQESQRALEKVSGMTEAEAAEKLMESLRQDLEHEIGATVLKQQRELTRRVDAQAREMLLTAMQRYASVHTADTTTSTVGVPTDDMKGRIIGREGRNIRAFEKATGVDLIIDDTPGVVVVSGFDPVRREVARMSLEKLIADGRIHPSKIEETVEQSEKEIQSFIMQKGHEAANEVNVSGLHDRVIEMLGRLHFRTSYSQNVLRHSVEVAFLTGMMAEMIGLDGELARRAGLLHDIGKAADHELEGGHPKIGADLLRRSKESEEVVHAAKGHHDEIVTEYPYTMLVATADACSASRPGARRESLERYVKRMEELESIAQRFDGVQQAYAISAGRELRVMVGSQNVSDERAAAICRDIASTFEKELTYPGEIKVTVVREARFISTAK from the coding sequence ATGAATCCGCAACTCGCAACCACCATCCTCTATTGCCTATTCTTCTTTTTCCTCGGGATCGCCGCCGTTCTGGCCTTTGTTCAGCGTCAGAACGCCAAACGCCGAGAACGGCTTGACGCGGAAGCTCAAGCGGTTCTGGAGACTGCTCGCCGAGAAGCCGAAACACGAGGCAATCAAATCATCGTCGACGCTCGCGAAAAAGCATTGGCTGTCAAAGCCGAGGCGGATCGCGAAGTGGCGGCCATGCGCGAAAAAGAACAAATTCGCGATCGCAAACTGGACGCACGAGAAGACCAGCTCGCATCCAACCAAGAGTCGCTACGCAAAGCCCAACGTGGTTTAGAAAGCAGCCAAACTCGATTGGCCGCACAGATGCGGAACTTGACGGAGCAACGTGCGGAACTGGATCGCTTGGTCCAAGAAAGCCAGCGAGCTTTGGAAAAGGTCAGTGGCATGACGGAAGCCGAGGCCGCAGAAAAACTGATGGAATCGCTGCGGCAGGATCTCGAGCATGAGATCGGTGCGACCGTGCTGAAACAACAGCGAGAACTCACGCGCCGCGTCGACGCGCAGGCCCGAGAGATGTTGCTCACCGCGATGCAGCGTTACGCATCGGTTCACACGGCCGACACCACGACCAGCACCGTGGGCGTGCCGACCGACGACATGAAGGGCCGTATCATTGGTCGCGAAGGCCGCAATATTCGTGCGTTTGAAAAAGCCACCGGTGTGGATCTGATCATCGATGATACGCCTGGTGTCGTGGTGGTCAGCGGCTTTGATCCCGTCCGACGCGAAGTGGCTCGGATGTCGTTGGAGAAACTGATCGCCGACGGTCGGATTCACCCGTCCAAGATTGAAGAAACGGTGGAGCAATCCGAAAAGGAAATCCAATCCTTCATAATGCAAAAAGGTCACGAGGCGGCCAACGAGGTCAACGTTTCCGGTTTGCATGATCGGGTGATCGAGATGCTGGGGCGTCTGCATTTCCGAACCTCGTACAGCCAAAACGTGCTGCGTCACAGTGTGGAGGTGGCTTTCTTGACGGGAATGATGGCGGAAATGATCGGCCTGGATGGCGAGTTGGCTCGTCGTGCCGGGTTGTTGCATGACATTGGCAAAGCCGCCGATCACGAATTGGAAGGCGGGCACCCCAAGATCGGTGCGGACCTGCTTCGTCGCAGCAAGGAAAGCGAAGAAGTCGTGCACGCGGCGAAGGGGCACCACGATGAGATCGTGACGGAGTATCCGTACACGATGCTGGTCGCAACCGCCGACGCGTGCAGTGCGTCACGACCGGGCGCCCGCCGCGAATCGTTGGAACGCTACGTCAAACGCATGGAAGAGCTGGAGTCAATCGCGCAGCGGTTCGATGGTGTTCAGCAGGCCTATGCGATCTCGGCCGGACGTGAACTGCGGGTGATGGTCGGCAGCCAGAACGTCAGCGACGAACGAGCCGCCGCCATTTGCCGCGACATCGCATCGACGTTTGAAAAAGAGCTGACTTACCCCGGTGAGATCAAAGTCACCGTGGTTCGTGAAGCCCGATTCATCAGCACGGCGAAGTAA
- a CDS encoding ATP-binding cassette domain-containing protein, whose amino-acid sequence MIHVQHLTKAYEDLRRGRFLAVDHISFCVQPGEIFGLLGPNGAGKTTVLRMLSTVLRPTSGIATIDGYDVSHEPAEVRRRIGFVSNNTAIYDRMTAWEMVSYFGRLHGMKRDELNERLEKLFTQLRMNEFRDVPGSKLSTGMQQKVSIARALVHDPPVLVFDEATLGLDVLVARNLLEVIRELRQAGKCLIFSTHIMSEVERLCDRIAIMHQGRILDSGTLEELVQRHQEDNFEELFFSLLSEHEAANEMNAADESHIMEVAQ is encoded by the coding sequence ATGATTCATGTCCAACACCTGACAAAGGCCTACGAAGATCTTCGTCGGGGACGTTTCTTGGCTGTCGATCACATCTCGTTTTGTGTTCAGCCGGGCGAAATCTTTGGACTGCTCGGTCCCAACGGGGCTGGAAAAACCACCGTGCTACGCATGCTGTCCACGGTGCTGCGTCCGACCTCCGGCATCGCGACGATCGACGGCTATGACGTCTCGCATGAACCCGCGGAAGTGCGCCGACGCATTGGTTTCGTCAGCAACAACACGGCCATCTATGACCGCATGACCGCATGGGAAATGGTCAGCTACTTTGGTCGGTTGCACGGGATGAAACGCGACGAACTCAACGAACGGCTCGAGAAGCTATTCACCCAACTGCGAATGAACGAATTTCGCGACGTCCCGGGCAGCAAGCTCTCGACGGGAATGCAGCAAAAAGTTTCGATCGCGCGAGCGTTGGTGCACGACCCACCGGTGCTGGTTTTTGACGAGGCAACACTGGGCTTGGACGTGTTGGTCGCTCGCAACCTGCTGGAAGTGATCCGGGAACTTCGCCAAGCGGGCAAATGCCTGATCTTTTCAACGCACATCATGAGCGAAGTTGAACGACTCTGCGATCGAATCGCGATCATGCACCAAGGTCGCATCTTGGATTCCGGCACGCTGGAGGAATTGGTTCAGCGACACCAAGAAGACAACTTTGAAGAACTTTTCTTCTCACTGCTCAGCGAACACGAAGCGGCCAATGAGATGAATGCCGCTGACGAGTCTCACATCATGGAGGTCGCCCAATGA
- a CDS encoding GntP family permease: MMPWKNGPALRRLVTCLVLFSLVLIGGECFAAEAAGAEETTSAISLTPIWLVLVGIVSVLAMIIGLKLNAFLALIISALLVSLLIGFQDDADAGSRMEAVVSAFGSSAGGVGIVIAMAAIIGKCMLDSGSADRIVRTAVGVTGEKKASLGLMISGFILAVPVFFDTVFYLLVPLARSLHKRTQSNYLRYLMAIATGGAITHTLVPPTPGPLLVSAILGVDIGMMMAVGAAVAIPSAIIGLFFSIVVDKKMPVPMRPLGANEDKHEPLAEDQLPSLWSSMLPVVLPVALIGAGTLATTLADKEDRAAITSSDIESFELLSEKFASANALSPAGRLVNSSQLTERQRQSLKVTPADAEQEASFIAAMNDALLDPNFYDEEAFDDVAVPEVSSKLMAANQLRMKPVDRRRMNRALLDAAYPELIAAHRWESPMRKTANSLGLWSNPNFALLLAALSAILTFKLVRNLSWRDVGVDVEESLMSGGVIILITAAGGAFGAMLSQTNIADTIQQFFEGREAAGVAILLLAWSISAVLKVAQGSSTVAMIIGAGMMAAILGGQQPPFHLVYVATAVGSGSLMGSWMNDSGFWVFTKMGGLTESESLRSWTPLLATLSIGGLVTTMVLSQVVPMAN, translated from the coding sequence ATGATGCCTTGGAAGAATGGACCGGCGCTGCGACGCCTGGTCACTTGTTTGGTCTTGTTTTCATTGGTCTTGATCGGCGGTGAATGCTTCGCCGCTGAAGCCGCCGGCGCGGAGGAGACTACATCGGCAATCTCGTTGACGCCGATCTGGTTGGTGTTGGTCGGCATTGTCAGCGTGCTGGCGATGATCATTGGTTTGAAGTTGAACGCATTCTTAGCGTTGATCATCTCGGCACTTCTGGTGAGTTTGTTGATCGGATTCCAAGACGATGCCGACGCGGGCAGCCGAATGGAAGCCGTGGTGTCGGCGTTTGGCAGTTCCGCCGGCGGTGTGGGAATCGTGATCGCAATGGCGGCGATCATCGGGAAATGCATGTTGGACAGTGGTTCGGCCGATCGAATCGTGCGAACGGCCGTTGGCGTCACCGGTGAAAAGAAGGCCTCGCTGGGGTTGATGATCAGCGGTTTTATCCTGGCCGTGCCGGTGTTCTTTGACACGGTGTTTTATCTGCTGGTGCCGCTGGCCCGCAGCCTTCACAAACGGACCCAGTCGAATTACTTGCGATACCTGATGGCGATCGCAACCGGGGGCGCCATCACGCACACGTTGGTTCCACCGACACCCGGACCGTTGTTGGTGTCCGCGATTTTGGGTGTGGACATTGGAATGATGATGGCGGTGGGTGCCGCCGTCGCGATTCCCTCCGCGATCATTGGTTTGTTCTTCTCGATCGTGGTCGACAAGAAAATGCCAGTGCCCATGCGACCACTCGGCGCCAACGAGGACAAGCACGAACCGCTGGCGGAAGACCAGTTGCCGTCGCTTTGGTCGTCCATGTTGCCCGTGGTTCTTCCCGTGGCTTTGATCGGCGCGGGGACGTTGGCGACGACTTTGGCAGACAAAGAAGACCGGGCCGCGATCACATCGTCGGACATCGAGAGCTTTGAATTGCTAAGCGAAAAGTTCGCCAGTGCCAACGCGTTGTCGCCCGCCGGTCGGTTGGTCAACAGCTCTCAATTGACGGAGCGGCAACGTCAATCCTTGAAGGTCACTCCCGCGGACGCCGAGCAGGAAGCCTCCTTCATCGCGGCGATGAACGATGCGTTGCTCGATCCGAATTTCTATGACGAAGAAGCCTTTGATGACGTGGCCGTTCCCGAGGTCAGTTCAAAGCTGATGGCGGCAAACCAGTTGCGAATGAAGCCGGTGGATCGTCGACGCATGAACCGAGCTTTGCTGGACGCTGCCTATCCGGAGCTGATCGCGGCTCATCGATGGGAAAGCCCGATGCGAAAGACCGCCAATTCCTTGGGGCTGTGGAGCAATCCAAACTTCGCGTTGTTGTTGGCTGCGTTGTCGGCGATTTTGACGTTCAAGTTGGTCCGCAATCTGTCGTGGCGAGACGTTGGAGTCGACGTCGAGGAATCGTTGATGAGTGGTGGGGTGATTATCTTGATCACCGCCGCCGGTGGTGCTTTCGGGGCGATGTTGAGCCAAACGAACATTGCTGACACGATCCAGCAATTCTTTGAAGGACGTGAAGCTGCCGGGGTCGCGATTTTGCTGTTGGCTTGGTCGATTTCGGCTGTCTTGAAAGTCGCGCAAGGCAGCAGCACCGTTGCCATGATCATTGGGGCCGGGATGATGGCCGCGATCTTGGGTGGCCAGCAGCCTCCGTTTCACTTGGTCTACGTGGCAACGGCCGTCGGCAGTGGTTCATTGATGGGCAGTTGGATGAACGATAGCGGTTTTTGGGTGTTCACCAAGATGGGCGGTTTGACGGAAAGCGAATCGCTTCGCAGTTGGACACCGCTCCTGGCAACGTTGTCCATTGGCGGTTTGGTCACCACGATGGTGCTCAGCCAAGTTGTCCCCATGGCCAACTGA
- a CDS encoding class II fumarate hydratase, protein MTDFRTERDSMGEVRVPQNAYYGAQTQRAVENFPVSGWRLPPAMISAMGRVKLACGIANRDLGKLTGSGKNPLSDGQVESMLSAAKEVADGELADQFPVDVFQTGSGTSSNMNVNEVLSNRAIEIDGGDRMAAEKTIHPNDHINMGQSTNDTFPTAIHVAAAYEIESQLIPALRRMHASLAEKAEAWDKIIKIGRTHLMDATPLRLGQEFGGFARQIELSIARAEAARDAVLELPVGGTAVGSGINTHPEFGSRVAANLAEQTGIAFVEAVNHFEGNANRDGLVDSHGGLKCIAQTLLGLANNIRWLGSGPRCGFYEVKLPSRQPGSSIMPGKVNPVMCESLMQVAARVIGNDSCMTVSGGCGGNFQLNIMMPVMAHTILESVELLAGGVNAFIDFCLDGMEPNEESCEAAVEQSLSMCTSLNPLIGYEQAAALAKEAFKSGQTIRELCQQKEILPEDVLTEALDPWKMTEPQA, encoded by the coding sequence ATGACCGATTTCCGAACCGAACGCGACTCGATGGGCGAAGTCCGTGTCCCGCAAAATGCTTACTACGGCGCCCAAACCCAGCGGGCGGTGGAGAATTTTCCGGTCAGCGGATGGCGGCTTCCCCCCGCGATGATCTCCGCGATGGGTCGTGTGAAGCTGGCCTGCGGCATCGCCAATCGCGATCTGGGAAAATTGACGGGCTCTGGAAAAAATCCATTGAGCGACGGTCAGGTCGAATCGATGCTCTCCGCAGCCAAAGAAGTCGCCGACGGCGAGCTGGCCGATCAGTTTCCGGTGGATGTTTTCCAAACCGGCAGCGGCACCAGCAGCAATATGAATGTCAACGAAGTGCTGTCCAACCGTGCGATCGAGATCGATGGTGGGGATCGAATGGCGGCGGAAAAGACCATTCACCCCAATGACCATATCAACATGGGGCAGTCGACCAACGACACGTTCCCGACCGCCATCCACGTGGCGGCGGCTTATGAAATCGAAAGCCAACTGATTCCGGCCCTGCGTCGGATGCACGCTTCGTTGGCCGAGAAAGCAGAAGCCTGGGACAAGATCATCAAGATCGGCCGCACTCACCTGATGGACGCCACGCCACTTCGGTTGGGACAAGAGTTCGGTGGGTTTGCACGCCAAATCGAACTATCGATCGCTCGCGCCGAAGCGGCTCGTGACGCGGTGCTGGAATTGCCCGTCGGCGGCACCGCGGTCGGCAGCGGTATCAACACGCATCCGGAGTTCGGTTCTCGTGTGGCCGCTAACCTGGCCGAACAAACCGGCATCGCCTTCGTCGAAGCCGTCAACCACTTTGAAGGCAACGCGAACCGAGACGGCCTGGTCGACTCCCATGGTGGATTGAAATGCATCGCCCAGACTTTGCTGGGGCTGGCCAACAACATTCGTTGGCTGGGAAGCGGTCCTCGCTGTGGCTTTTACGAAGTCAAGCTGCCCTCGCGGCAACCGGGTAGCTCGATCATGCCCGGCAAGGTCAACCCGGTCATGTGCGAGTCACTCATGCAAGTCGCGGCTCGCGTGATCGGCAACGATTCTTGCATGACGGTCAGCGGTGGCTGCGGCGGCAACTTCCAGCTCAACATCATGATGCCAGTGATGGCTCACACGATTTTGGAATCGGTCGAACTGCTCGCCGGTGGCGTGAATGCGTTCATCGACTTCTGCTTGGATGGCATGGAACCCAACGAGGAATCCTGCGAAGCCGCCGTGGAGCAAAGCTTGTCCATGTGCACCAGCCTGAACCCGTTGATCGGGTACGAACAAGCCGCCGCGCTCGCCAAGGAAGCCTTCAAGTCTGGCCAAACCATTCGCGAATTGTGCCAGCAGAAAGAGATTCTTCCGGAAGACGTGCTGACGGAAGCTCTCGACCCCTGGAAGATGACCGAACCGCAAGCGTAG
- a CDS encoding glycosyltransferase family 2 protein, with amino-acid sequence MDFPTPDYWFSDDYVAQMHRTIGPDACRKLAIYRLPEGFRLSVIVPVYNECSTVQAVLQKLRDTGLPLQIIVVDDGSNDGSSETLKQFKDDPLVTLMQHAENRGKGAAIRTAIEVTQGDVVVIQDADSEYDPGDFRVMLQPLLAGEADIVYGTRYGHCDRQVSPWWHQAVNGFISWLASVAIGPRLSDVETCYKMARRESFRDILPDLKENRFGIEIEVTARWARKNLRFTERPIRYHHRWYDEGKKITWRDGVAALGCIFKYGLLKR; translated from the coding sequence CCGGATGCCTGTCGGAAATTGGCGATCTATCGGTTGCCCGAAGGGTTCCGGTTGTCGGTCATTGTTCCCGTGTACAACGAGTGTTCGACCGTTCAAGCGGTGTTGCAGAAACTTCGCGACACGGGACTACCGTTGCAAATCATTGTGGTCGATGACGGGTCCAACGATGGGTCGAGTGAAACGCTGAAGCAGTTCAAAGACGATCCATTGGTCACGTTGATGCAACACGCAGAAAATCGCGGGAAAGGTGCGGCGATCCGTACTGCCATCGAAGTGACTCAAGGCGACGTCGTTGTCATCCAGGACGCGGATAGCGAATACGATCCCGGTGATTTTCGGGTGATGTTGCAACCATTGTTGGCGGGCGAAGCGGACATCGTTTACGGCACTCGCTACGGGCACTGTGACCGGCAGGTGTCGCCCTGGTGGCACCAAGCCGTCAACGGGTTCATCTCGTGGTTAGCCAGCGTGGCAATTGGTCCGCGATTGAGCGACGTGGAGACCTGTTACAAGATGGCGCGTCGCGAAAGTTTTCGAGACATCTTGCCGGATTTGAAAGAAAATCGATTTGGGATCGAGATCGAAGTCACCGCTCGTTGGGCTCGAAAGAATCTGCGTTTCACGGAACGACCGATCCGCTACCACCATCGCTGGTACGACGAGGGCAAGAAGATCACATGGCGCGACGGCGTGGCTGCACTGGGGTGCATCTTCAAGTACGGCCTGCTGAAACGCTGA
- the tilS gene encoding tRNA lysidine(34) synthetase TilS codes for MIDQPTAKPRNDSSKWQLLRQAIRASWINRHGRAADVGTVIGCSGGADSVALARLLVELWNDEAAEAVSASGGSRTPKLLSPLVIAHCNHGLRGDESNADESFVRNLSETLGVTCVVHREVNTSRLTNAPPARDESTLRNIRRKFFHEVAQQHGCRYIAVAHTADDQAETLLHHFLRGTGPRGMGGMTSTSPFEDEMVLRRPLLSVRRKDLREGLREIAQSWREDASNQQTLYTRNWIRQDVLPMLEERYPTAVDAMVRTGQLQSETNSMVDRFAQRWLDECTRFTPSKSTPDRWTIFAEAMAARSSNAETNAGKFNWHQERPIIVAACQLAWDQLGWSRGVMTMDHWQRLASTILELASREYDPSEPTSFNGGPLPGPISLRNFEGNLVLQAE; via the coding sequence ATGATCGACCAACCCACGGCCAAGCCTCGAAACGATTCTTCGAAGTGGCAGTTACTCCGCCAAGCCATCCGCGCGAGCTGGATCAATCGACATGGTCGTGCCGCGGATGTGGGCACCGTCATCGGTTGCAGCGGAGGCGCCGACAGTGTCGCCTTGGCGCGTTTGCTGGTGGAGCTTTGGAACGACGAAGCGGCTGAGGCGGTCTCCGCAAGCGGCGGGTCGCGAACCCCAAAGTTGCTGTCCCCCCTCGTGATTGCTCATTGCAATCACGGATTGAGAGGCGACGAATCCAACGCGGATGAATCGTTCGTGCGGAACCTCAGCGAAACCCTCGGTGTGACCTGCGTCGTTCACCGAGAAGTCAACACCTCCCGTCTCACGAACGCCCCCCCCGCACGGGATGAATCAACGCTGCGCAACATTCGCCGCAAGTTTTTCCACGAAGTCGCCCAGCAGCACGGGTGCCGCTACATCGCGGTCGCTCATACAGCCGACGATCAAGCCGAAACGTTGCTGCATCATTTCCTCCGCGGAACGGGACCTCGCGGAATGGGCGGGATGACATCGACCAGCCCGTTTGAAGACGAGATGGTGCTCCGCCGACCGCTGCTGAGCGTTCGCCGCAAGGACCTTCGCGAAGGACTGCGTGAAATCGCTCAGTCCTGGCGAGAGGACGCCAGCAATCAACAAACGCTCTACACCCGCAACTGGATTCGCCAGGACGTGTTGCCGATGTTGGAAGAACGTTACCCAACGGCCGTGGACGCCATGGTTCGCACGGGACAACTGCAATCCGAAACGAACTCGATGGTCGATCGTTTTGCTCAGCGGTGGCTGGATGAATGCACACGGTTCACACCGTCCAAATCCACCCCCGACCGATGGACCATCTTCGCGGAAGCGATGGCTGCACGAAGCTCAAACGCTGAAACCAACGCCGGCAAGTTCAATTGGCACCAAGAGCGTCCCATCATCGTTGCCGCGTGTCAGCTTGCTTGGGATCAATTGGGTTGGTCGCGAGGCGTCATGACAATGGACCATTGGCAACGACTGGCGTCGACCATCCTGGAACTCGCGTCGCGGGAATACGATCCGTCCGAGCCGACCTCGTTCAACGGCGGTCCTTTGCCGGGTCCGATCAGCTTGAGAAACTTTGAGGGCAACTTGGTCCTGCAAGCTGAATGA
- a CDS encoding ABC transporter permease subunit/CPBP intramembrane protease — MSESSKQKRELAAKANRPRLETIGLIYAREMRDQLRDRRTLFTIIVLPILLYPIVGMLLLQIAQFTQQHPISVCVIGVEHVQSATSSDVPPLLVQTETDGEEPPEKALPKFRFADAVSENIQNVNVTTYRTGELERTGDLSERSETWVRDGIYDCVVCFETPLSNMDAAQTSQPGTIGLFYNVASDQSLVARERVAAILNRWRGSWVRSRLSSAGMELSVLDPFQVRDVDIAPERTREAAFWSKLLPFIMLIWAMTGAFYPAIDLVAGEKERGTLETLLCSPTLRSEIVWGKLGAVMSFSMLTAILNACSMLVTSTFVFNQIAVGPTGSMGTPPLIPMLWLFVALVPLSALFSALALAVAAMAKSSKEGQYYLMPLMMLTLPLVLLPMLPGTTLSLGTSLIPVTGMFLLVRTLVEGHMLEALMYVPTVALVTGVCLWLAVQWARRQFESEAVLFGDGDQWELGAWVRHLWRDRQRAATPTVAFACGAIVLVGLFFGKLAVTEMPTTFAGISTLVLVPQLGLILAPTLLMSVMLTTSLRTSLRIGLPSWRAWPVIGVLCVMLHPLYIQLAGWISTMYPLSDQAAEAMLPFTQQIAAAPWTSVILLMAFVPAICEEITFRGFIFGGLVRGGHPLRAVLVTALMFGISHGVLQQSISATFMGLLLGWIALRTGSVLPGIAIHFCNNAMSVSLQRVAELDIPVLNQLIQSTAAGPAYHPYWTACCLIVSSACVVAIYRITQDTDPINSNDALADRLVVNHNVTDPSIKRLATATR; from the coding sequence ATGAGCGAATCGTCAAAACAAAAACGAGAACTCGCGGCCAAAGCCAATCGCCCGCGACTGGAAACGATTGGGTTAATCTACGCGCGAGAGATGCGTGATCAATTGCGTGACCGTCGAACGCTGTTCACAATCATCGTGCTGCCGATCCTGCTTTATCCGATCGTCGGCATGCTGCTGCTGCAGATTGCCCAATTCACTCAGCAACACCCCATTTCGGTCTGCGTGATCGGGGTGGAACACGTTCAGTCTGCGACTTCCTCCGACGTGCCACCGTTGCTGGTGCAAACAGAAACCGATGGCGAAGAGCCACCAGAGAAAGCCTTGCCGAAATTCCGGTTTGCCGACGCGGTTTCAGAAAACATCCAAAACGTCAACGTCACGACCTATCGAACCGGGGAACTCGAACGCACCGGCGATCTAAGCGAACGCAGCGAAACTTGGGTTCGAGATGGCATCTACGACTGCGTGGTTTGCTTTGAAACGCCGCTTTCCAACATGGATGCAGCGCAAACCTCGCAACCCGGCACGATTGGTTTGTTCTACAACGTTGCCTCGGACCAGTCTCTCGTGGCTCGGGAACGCGTCGCCGCGATCTTGAATCGCTGGCGAGGCAGCTGGGTTCGCAGCCGACTCTCGTCCGCCGGAATGGAACTGTCAGTCCTTGATCCCTTTCAAGTCCGAGACGTGGACATCGCACCAGAACGCACTCGCGAAGCCGCGTTTTGGAGCAAGCTACTGCCATTCATTATGTTGATCTGGGCGATGACGGGCGCGTTCTATCCCGCCATTGACTTGGTCGCGGGTGAGAAAGAACGCGGAACGCTGGAGACGCTGCTCTGCAGCCCAACACTCCGCAGCGAAATCGTTTGGGGCAAACTCGGCGCGGTGATGTCGTTCAGCATGCTGACGGCGATCTTGAACGCTTGCTCGATGCTGGTCACCAGCACCTTCGTGTTCAACCAAATTGCGGTCGGACCGACCGGGTCGATGGGCACACCACCCCTCATTCCCATGTTGTGGCTGTTTGTCGCCTTGGTTCCGCTGTCTGCCTTGTTCAGTGCACTCGCGTTGGCCGTGGCGGCGATGGCAAAGAGCAGCAAAGAAGGCCAGTACTACCTGATGCCACTGATGATGCTGACGCTTCCGTTGGTCCTGCTTCCCATGTTGCCCGGTACAACGTTGAGCTTGGGCACCAGTTTGATTCCGGTGACGGGAATGTTCTTGCTCGTCCGAACCTTGGTCGAAGGACACATGTTGGAAGCGTTGATGTACGTCCCAACGGTCGCCTTGGTCACGGGTGTTTGCTTGTGGTTGGCCGTGCAGTGGGCTCGCCGACAATTTGAATCTGAAGCCGTCTTGTTCGGTGATGGCGACCAGTGGGAATTGGGGGCCTGGGTCCGACACCTTTGGCGTGATCGCCAACGCGCCGCAACGCCCACCGTGGCATTCGCCTGCGGGGCGATTGTTCTGGTCGGGTTGTTCTTTGGCAAGCTGGCCGTGACCGAGATGCCAACCACCTTTGCGGGAATCTCGACGCTGGTGTTGGTACCTCAACTCGGACTGATCCTCGCGCCGACCCTGCTGATGTCGGTCATGCTGACCACTTCGCTTCGAACCAGCCTTCGCATTGGCTTGCCGAGTTGGCGAGCTTGGCCAGTGATTGGTGTTTTATGTGTGATGCTGCATCCGCTCTACATTCAGTTGGCCGGATGGATCAGCACGATGTATCCGCTGAGCGATCAAGCCGCGGAAGCCATGCTGCCTTTCACGCAGCAAATCGCAGCCGCACCATGGACCTCCGTGATTCTGTTGATGGCGTTTGTGCCCGCCATCTGCGAAGAGATCACCTTCCGTGGGTTCATCTTCGGTGGTTTGGTTCGAGGAGGGCATCCACTGCGAGCCGTGCTGGTCACCGCGTTGATGTTTGGCATCTCGCACGGCGTGCTTCAACAATCGATCTCGGCAACCTTCATGGGATTGCTACTCGGATGGATCGCGCTGCGAACGGGAAGCGTTCTTCCCGGAATCGCCATTCACTTCTGCAACAATGCCATGTCGGTTTCACTGCAGCGAGTGGCGGAGTTGGACATTCCTGTACTGAACCAGTTGATTCAATCAACGGCCGCGGGCCCCGCTTATCATCCGTATTGGACGGCGTGCTGCTTGATCGTTTCATCGGCCTGTGTGGTCGCGATCTATCGGATCACGCAAGACACCGATCCAATCAACAGCAACGACGCGTTAGCAGATCGCTTGGTGGTCAACCACAATGTCACCGATCCATCGATCAAACGATTGGCAACGGCGACGCGATAA